Proteins co-encoded in one Saprospira grandis genomic window:
- a CDS encoding CHAT domain-containing protein, translating into MRNYIYSLCCLFFSCTLLAQPKLAPERYQDSLAQLTTIKEQRAVLMRYYQRSFAQAAPIRPFWRNTSFQEAADWALVELAFAYVSMGGKKIKGKKRYEAELKAFVLEQKRWAEQEAAASLPYYYFADYYVGYLESRPVLEQKERLEKALNWLEKNTDRYSEKLKFSLYKEGAYFHFGLANEAETSLKWAKKLAKLQSQEARFVAYSLMAQIYRKKGNFERTLEALAALDDEPLALAIQAKNLASKGICYYELGQNEQALPLLKKASQLFAELGQLNSFFALEATAYLALLDEESSSNISLPELLSRGGHAQFPLLKAYIHKLKKAKDLEGIESLAADLAYARKEGAAFRELAKNQEIYIALGQAALALDKANLAKQYFEEAIRFQTAGLGQKEGLAQLKGQEGLAILWGIYQTQKITAAPLLEQYQSCQMAISLAKELEKQLGSKGGKAALKAQTEKVYEAFVETAMALDQAEKNPIYIQQAFIEIELAKGSWLLSSLRNKEAQQLGNVSAELLAEERSLRQDISYYQAQFSRAQRKADSLKAQKMQAVLFQKRQALDELLTQLAQKYPSYTKWQEELEELDLNKLKKKLNKEKYSLITYFMGPKNSYCFLLEEDEIQLFILGPTTNLREQLQDFKQLVQRPRESLKPFKSNFIRLAHQLYQQLIPQTPKYDLLISPHAELSQLAFSCLLPKAEEQPFSRLDYLMRSYAISYLYAANFYLQPQPKTAAKGFLAMAPSYQGQGQAIDRQALDWGQARKQLQPLAGAMAELDFLEAHFNGQFLRQEQANEQRFRQLAPKAQFIHLAMHAITDPMAPSYSALFFSETQDSLQDDLLLAYELPGLHLSADLVVLSACQTAAGRYQAGEGAQSLGLGFRYAGAASTLSTLWEVNDESSRLLMELFYGYLQAGQRKDKALQQAQISYLELVDQKEVAAQPFFWAAWWLSGNSSALELPQKMNYGPLIWAALFALFLVFGWLIYRAKK; encoded by the coding sequence ATGCGAAATTATATCTACAGCCTTTGCTGCCTATTTTTTAGCTGCACGCTTTTGGCTCAGCCCAAATTAGCGCCCGAGCGTTATCAAGATAGTCTGGCCCAGCTGACTACAATCAAAGAGCAGCGGGCAGTCCTGATGCGTTATTATCAAAGGAGCTTTGCTCAAGCAGCTCCCATACGCCCTTTTTGGCGAAATACTAGCTTCCAAGAGGCCGCCGATTGGGCCTTGGTCGAGCTTGCTTTTGCTTATGTAAGTATGGGGGGAAAAAAAATCAAGGGCAAAAAACGCTATGAAGCCGAGCTAAAGGCTTTTGTCTTAGAACAAAAGCGCTGGGCCGAGCAAGAGGCTGCCGCTAGCTTACCCTATTACTATTTTGCCGATTATTATGTAGGTTATCTAGAAAGTCGCCCTGTTTTAGAGCAAAAAGAGCGCTTAGAAAAGGCCTTGAACTGGCTAGAAAAAAACACAGATCGCTATTCGGAAAAGCTGAAGTTTTCTCTCTATAAGGAAGGCGCTTACTTCCATTTTGGCCTGGCCAATGAAGCCGAAACTTCTCTAAAATGGGCCAAGAAGTTGGCTAAACTACAATCGCAGGAGGCCCGATTTGTCGCCTACTCTCTTATGGCGCAAATCTATCGAAAGAAAGGAAACTTTGAACGCACCCTAGAGGCCCTAGCCGCCTTAGATGACGAACCCTTAGCCCTTGCTATTCAAGCAAAAAACTTGGCCAGTAAGGGCATTTGCTATTATGAGCTGGGCCAAAATGAACAGGCTTTGCCGCTCCTAAAAAAGGCTAGCCAGCTATTTGCAGAATTGGGCCAACTAAATAGCTTTTTTGCCCTAGAAGCAACTGCATATTTGGCCCTCTTAGATGAAGAGAGCAGCAGCAATATCTCCCTGCCTGAATTGCTGAGCCGTGGAGGCCATGCTCAGTTTCCCCTACTCAAAGCCTATATTCATAAGCTCAAGAAAGCTAAAGACCTTGAAGGTATAGAAAGTCTGGCCGCCGATTTGGCCTATGCCCGAAAAGAAGGGGCCGCCTTTAGAGAACTAGCCAAAAATCAAGAAATCTATATCGCCCTCGGCCAAGCCGCCCTAGCCCTAGATAAGGCCAATTTGGCCAAGCAATATTTTGAGGAAGCGATCCGCTTCCAAACCGCTGGCCTAGGCCAAAAAGAAGGCCTGGCTCAACTTAAAGGCCAAGAAGGCCTCGCTATTTTATGGGGAATTTATCAAACCCAAAAAATAACTGCCGCCCCTCTGCTAGAGCAGTACCAAAGCTGCCAAATGGCTATTTCTTTGGCCAAAGAATTAGAAAAACAATTGGGCTCCAAAGGCGGAAAAGCGGCACTGAAAGCCCAAACAGAAAAAGTCTATGAGGCTTTTGTCGAAACAGCCATGGCCCTAGATCAAGCAGAAAAAAATCCCATTTATATCCAACAGGCCTTTATCGAAATTGAGCTGGCCAAAGGCAGCTGGCTGCTCAGCTCTTTGCGCAATAAGGAAGCTCAACAGCTGGGCAATGTCTCTGCCGAACTCTTGGCCGAAGAACGTAGCCTGCGCCAAGATATTAGTTATTATCAAGCCCAGTTTAGCCGAGCCCAACGAAAGGCCGATAGCCTGAAGGCCCAAAAAATGCAGGCCGTCCTTTTTCAAAAACGCCAAGCACTAGATGAGCTCCTGACCCAATTGGCCCAAAAGTATCCTAGCTATACAAAATGGCAAGAGGAGCTGGAAGAACTCGACCTAAACAAACTCAAGAAAAAGCTGAATAAAGAAAAGTATAGCCTGATCACTTATTTTATGGGCCCCAAAAATAGCTATTGCTTTTTGCTAGAAGAGGACGAAATTCAGCTTTTTATCCTCGGCCCAACCACAAATCTTCGTGAACAGTTACAAGATTTTAAACAGCTCGTCCAACGCCCCAGAGAAAGCCTAAAGCCTTTCAAAAGCAATTTTATTCGCCTTGCCCATCAGCTCTATCAACAGCTGATTCCCCAAACTCCAAAATACGATTTACTCATTTCACCTCATGCCGAATTATCCCAACTCGCCTTCAGTTGCCTGCTGCCCAAAGCGGAAGAACAACCCTTTAGCCGCCTCGATTATCTGATGAGGTCTTATGCGATTAGCTATTTGTATGCCGCCAATTTTTATCTGCAACCCCAACCCAAAACAGCCGCAAAAGGCTTTTTGGCTATGGCCCCTAGCTATCAGGGCCAAGGACAAGCTATTGACCGACAAGCGCTGGATTGGGGACAGGCCCGAAAACAATTGCAGCCTCTCGCTGGCGCTATGGCCGAACTCGATTTTCTAGAGGCCCATTTTAATGGACAGTTTTTGCGCCAAGAACAAGCCAATGAACAACGCTTTAGACAACTAGCTCCAAAAGCACAGTTTATCCATCTTGCCATGCATGCCATTACCGACCCTATGGCGCCTAGTTATTCGGCTCTCTTTTTTAGCGAAACTCAAGATAGCCTCCAAGACGATTTGCTGCTGGCTTATGAGTTGCCTGGCCTGCATTTATCCGCCGATTTGGTGGTGCTCTCTGCCTGCCAAACTGCCGCCGGCCGCTATCAGGCCGGAGAGGGGGCCCAAAGCCTCGGCCTTGGCTTTCGCTATGCTGGCGCCGCTAGTACGCTGAGCACTCTTTGGGAGGTCAATGATGAGAGCAGCCGCCTTTTAATGGAGCTTTTTTATGGCTACCTACAGGCCGGCCAACGCAAAGATAAGGCACTGCAACAGGCCCAAATTAGCTACCTAGAGTTGGTGGACCAAAAGGAGGTGGCCGCCCAGCCCTTTTTCTGGGCCGCTTGGTGGCTAAGCGGAAATAGTAGCGCACTAGAGTTGCCCCAAAAAATGAATTATGGACCATTGATCTGGGCCGCCCTTTTTGCCCTCTTTTTAGTTTTCGGCTGGCTGATTTATCGAGCCAAAAAGTAG
- a CDS encoding DUF2490 domain-containing protein yields MKNYSFYLSIFFLFCFSFSQNLQAQESDEINNWFFLHTTAKLNNKWELGNELHIRRDDWVENWRNLLIRPYASYYLNNTAILTAGYSYIGSWALPGSDKAPLSNEHNIWEQFCFRHKLNKATKVCHRYRFEHRFVDQWEHNLNTDEWEKTGREFSNRFRYRITVKSDLAKIKDEQSIYLVIFDEIWINQADNLRFKSLARNWLYLGLGYRLNPQLCFELAYMHQHDTYNATDYLNTPIMQLSLWYKVPVKKS; encoded by the coding sequence ATGAAGAATTATTCCTTCTATCTCAGCATTTTTTTCCTTTTTTGTTTTTCCTTTTCTCAGAATCTGCAAGCTCAGGAGAGCGATGAAATTAACAATTGGTTTTTTCTACACACGACAGCCAAGTTAAATAATAAATGGGAACTTGGCAATGAACTACACATTCGTCGGGATGATTGGGTAGAGAACTGGCGAAATTTGCTCATACGTCCTTATGCTAGTTACTACCTTAACAATACTGCTATTCTCACAGCTGGCTATTCCTATATTGGTTCTTGGGCGCTACCGGGTAGTGATAAAGCTCCTCTAAGTAACGAACATAATATCTGGGAACAATTTTGTTTTCGTCATAAGCTCAACAAAGCGACTAAGGTATGTCATCGATACCGTTTTGAGCATCGCTTTGTTGATCAATGGGAGCATAATTTGAATACAGATGAATGGGAGAAAACAGGAAGAGAGTTTAGCAATCGATTTAGATATAGAATTACGGTTAAATCTGATTTGGCTAAAATTAAAGATGAGCAATCTATTTATTTAGTTATTTTTGATGAAATCTGGATAAATCAGGCTGACAATCTCCGTTTTAAGAGCCTAGCACGAAACTGGCTATATTTGGGTTTAGGCTATAGACTCAACCCTCAACTTTGCTTTGAATTGGCCTATATGCACCAACACGATACCTACAATGCTACAGACTACCTCAACACGCCTATTATGCAATTATCACTTTGGTATAAAGTGCCTGTAAAAAAGTCTTAA
- the fbp gene encoding class 1 fructose-bisphosphatase: MKQLITVDEFIIRKQQDLPYATGELSGLLRDICLACKIISREVNKAGLADIIGLAGVENASGETVQKLDILADEILQACLQNSGECCGIASEEQESFVAFENCKKAKYVVAFDPLDGSSNIDVNVSIGTIFAIYRRNSLDGPCTLEDFLQDGAEQVAAGYVLYGSSTMLVYTTGQGVNGFTLDPSIGEFCLSHPDIKIPESKNYSVNQSRYKTFPEGVRRFIDDCVEEDMRFRYTGSMVADVHRTLIKGGIFMYPSSPSSSSGKLRLLYECNPMAFVIEQAGGAATNGQERIMELEIKQLHQRTPVYIGSKGLVERLSEKMELLPNF, encoded by the coding sequence ATGAAACAGCTCATCACTGTAGACGAGTTTATCATCCGCAAGCAACAAGACCTTCCTTATGCCACTGGCGAACTCTCTGGCTTGTTAAGAGATATTTGCCTAGCTTGCAAAATTATTAGCCGAGAGGTCAATAAGGCAGGCTTAGCCGATATTATTGGCTTGGCAGGCGTAGAAAACGCCTCTGGAGAAACGGTCCAAAAATTAGATATTCTAGCCGACGAAATTCTGCAGGCCTGTTTGCAAAATAGCGGAGAATGCTGCGGCATCGCCTCCGAGGAGCAAGAGAGCTTTGTGGCTTTTGAGAATTGCAAAAAGGCCAAATATGTGGTGGCCTTTGATCCCCTCGATGGCTCTTCTAATATTGATGTAAATGTTTCTATTGGGACCATTTTTGCCATCTATCGCCGCAATTCTCTAGATGGTCCCTGTACCCTAGAAGATTTCTTGCAAGATGGGGCCGAACAAGTGGCGGCTGGTTATGTGCTCTATGGCTCCTCTACCATGCTGGTTTATACAACCGGCCAAGGCGTCAACGGCTTTACCCTCGATCCTTCTATCGGAGAGTTTTGCCTCTCGCATCCCGATATCAAGATTCCCGAAAGCAAGAATTATTCAGTCAATCAAAGCCGCTATAAAACCTTCCCCGAAGGGGTCCGCCGCTTTATCGATGATTGCGTGGAAGAGGATATGCGCTTCCGCTATACGGGCTCTATGGTGGCCGATGTGCACCGCACCCTCATCAAAGGAGGCATTTTTATGTACCCAAGTAGCCCAAGCTCTAGCTCCGGAAAATTGCGCCTGCTCTATGAGTGCAACCCCATGGCTTTTGTGATTGAACAGGCCGGTGGAGCCGCTACCAATGGCCAAGAAAGAATTATGGAGCTGGAAATTAAGCAGTTGCACCAACGTACGCCAGTTTATATCGGCTCTAAAGGCTTGGTGGAACGCCTGTCTGAAAAAATGGAGCTATTGCCCAATTTCTAA
- a CDS encoding UbiX family flavin prenyltransferase, with amino-acid sequence MQKHKLVIAVAGASGSIYAKVLFDRLLLLQAQWEKVGVVMSDNAKYNWELELENQDYKNYPFDFYDKRDFMAPFASGSAQYNSMIVCPCSMGFLGRVAAGISDDLSSRAADVILKERRKLILLSRETPLSLIHLQNMQRLTEAGAIICPAVPSFYSKPKTFEELAATVIDRALDLAGFQLNDSYRWGESAD; translated from the coding sequence ATGCAAAAACATAAACTCGTCATTGCGGTGGCTGGGGCCAGCGGCTCTATCTACGCCAAAGTATTATTTGATCGCTTGCTGCTTTTGCAAGCCCAATGGGAAAAAGTGGGGGTGGTCATGAGCGATAACGCCAAGTATAATTGGGAGCTAGAGCTAGAGAACCAAGACTATAAAAACTACCCCTTTGATTTTTACGACAAAAGGGATTTTATGGCACCTTTTGCTTCGGGCTCGGCCCAATATAACAGTATGATTGTTTGTCCCTGCTCCATGGGCTTTTTGGGCCGAGTTGCTGCGGGCATTTCCGACGATCTCAGCAGCCGCGCCGCCGATGTCATCCTCAAAGAGCGGCGCAAACTGATTTTGCTCAGCCGAGAAACGCCCCTTAGCCTCATTCATCTGCAAAATATGCAGCGATTGACAGAGGCGGGCGCCATTATTTGTCCAGCCGTTCCCTCTTTTTACTCCAAACCCAAAACCTTTGAGGAACTAGCCGCCACCGTGATTGATCGGGCCCTAGATTTGGCCGGTTTTCAGTTAAATGATAGCTATCGTTGGGGAGAATCTGCGGACTAG
- a CDS encoding M23 family metallopeptidase, with amino-acid sequence MSATPNHKKKKKPLIPWISAHHKLVVVNEQTYVEEKSWRLSPLNVALVSSSITLGIILLTVLVIRFSPLNYLMSSGNNNIADSGVRKELKQLLLQMDSLKMDMENNQAQTESIKQLANAEFEYEKDVEKPKSGGSTETGQKASVQGVPEQSDATKSVVESAEMERELGSLIQSVFLEDEDRLDKESFVPPVKGVVSDSFAPSRAHYGTDLVVAPKGSVVQAVRAGTVIMSSWSADTGHMIGVQHSNNLISWYKHNSARLKKTGDRVKAGEAVAIIGNSGEMSSGPHLHFELWYNGQPIDAQNYIEF; translated from the coding sequence ATGAGCGCTACGCCAAATCATAAAAAGAAGAAAAAACCACTAATTCCCTGGATCTCTGCACATCATAAACTGGTGGTGGTCAATGAACAGACCTATGTAGAGGAGAAAAGTTGGCGCCTGAGCCCTCTGAATGTGGCCCTGGTTTCAAGTAGTATTACGCTGGGGATTATTTTGCTGACCGTTTTGGTGATTCGTTTTTCTCCACTCAATTATTTGATGTCTTCGGGCAATAATAATATAGCGGACTCTGGAGTTCGGAAGGAGCTCAAGCAGTTGTTGTTGCAAATGGATAGCCTGAAAATGGATATGGAAAATAATCAGGCCCAGACCGAAAGCATTAAGCAGCTGGCTAATGCGGAATTTGAGTATGAAAAAGATGTTGAAAAGCCTAAATCGGGCGGAAGCACCGAAACAGGCCAAAAAGCTTCGGTTCAAGGCGTGCCCGAGCAATCTGATGCCACCAAATCGGTGGTGGAAAGTGCAGAAATGGAGCGAGAACTAGGTTCTTTGATTCAAAGTGTCTTTTTGGAAGATGAGGACCGTCTAGATAAAGAAAGCTTTGTGCCACCTGTAAAAGGTGTTGTTTCGGATAGTTTTGCTCCTTCTCGGGCGCATTATGGGACCGATTTGGTGGTGGCGCCCAAAGGCTCGGTAGTACAGGCTGTTCGGGCGGGCACGGTCATCATGTCGAGCTGGTCTGCCGATACGGGTCATATGATTGGGGTGCAGCATAGCAACAACCTGATTTCTTGGTACAAACACAATTCGGCCCGCCTCAAAAAAACGGGAGATCGGGTAAAGGCAGGAGAAGCCGTGGCCATTATTGGCAACTCTGGAGAGATGAGCTCGGGGCCACATCTGCACTTTGAGCTCTGGTATAATGGGCAGCCGATTGATGCACAGAATTATATTGAGTTTTAG
- a CDS encoding tetratricopeptide repeat protein, whose product MRPLKFIWLSISLLFLLAACKTKDGATTGLGKAYHNVTGRYNAYYNAGLLVDESFKSLNQAHRDNYNQLLALYPYAAAESGQAVSPALDNAIKKCAINIELHRPSHWVDDSYFLIGQSEFLKQEYEKSAETFKYIVDKYNPDKSLSAMTPDERKAYKKKERAKKKKKKKRRKKRRRKKRRKKRSKKKKSSKKTEKKAAEEEDISELDPPSYFLKHPPVRYEAMLWLAKSYVELGRHDEAGTYLRLLLEDGRVRRKIKAEAHAVLAHSWLMRKEYEKAILDLEQAIELTRGKRKKNRYVYVLAQLYEQQGQSKLAMDTYKRVLRLRPKYEMEFNARLKRATNAASVEDRKFNPEYALKRMLREGKNAEYKDQIYFALAQVQFRAGSEENGILALKQAMANSPEGSFQRAEAAYMLAELYYKRKEYIPAYNYYDTTSRSMQKADERLAAVTARTQQLKDLATNMQTYELKDSLLMVSNWPYEKQREWVQQERKEELEAANASQDKKPVAGPSVINANKMAKSNFALYNASQLKRGERDFKKRWGDRPWADNWRRSSGDGFDTEGPDFASNELPPVTEQDVSNFLKKSGVPADEASKKAAEKELRDALFMVATLYYERLGENQLSLNKFKELQERFPGHPRELEALFSMYNIAGATGQTALAAECKRRILDQYADSDIAKSLQDPNFLNAKEKELKAINADYERIYAMIRAGKSEAAYADLEKVAKKYGANNPLKARFALLGAICQGGMQGQKAYVQALRAVVTSFPNTDEEKKAKEMIAILTGEEVKGSGKKPIAAGETDEELNKIFENDLAQGHYILISFDNPSAKVNSFKGAISNYNKKYYSLLRLNVSSLMLDGKFPTLIVRKFKTGKEAQEYYKTVEGNKEFLGEDAPAHQVYFIGQNNYRTILQKRNFADYKRFFAQTYQNN is encoded by the coding sequence ATGCGACCATTAAAATTTATTTGGCTGAGCATCAGCCTACTGTTTCTTTTAGCCGCTTGTAAGACCAAAGATGGCGCCACCACAGGGCTGGGCAAGGCCTACCATAATGTAACTGGCCGCTACAATGCCTATTATAATGCAGGCCTCTTGGTCGATGAAAGTTTTAAGAGCTTGAATCAGGCACATCGAGACAACTACAATCAGTTGCTGGCCCTTTATCCCTATGCCGCAGCAGAATCGGGGCAGGCGGTTTCTCCAGCCTTAGATAATGCCATTAAGAAATGCGCCATCAATATTGAGCTACACCGCCCTAGCCATTGGGTAGATGATAGCTATTTTTTGATTGGGCAGTCAGAGTTTTTGAAGCAAGAATATGAGAAATCTGCGGAGACCTTTAAGTACATTGTAGACAAATACAATCCCGATAAGTCTCTATCTGCCATGACGCCTGATGAGCGCAAAGCTTATAAGAAAAAAGAGAGGGCAAAAAAGAAGAAAAAGAAAAAGCGGAGAAAAAAACGTCGTCGGAAGAAGCGCAGAAAAAAGCGCTCGAAGAAGAAAAAGAGCAGTAAAAAGACAGAGAAAAAAGCTGCGGAGGAAGAAGATATTAGTGAGTTAGACCCTCCCTCCTATTTCCTCAAGCATCCGCCAGTACGTTATGAGGCCATGCTTTGGTTGGCCAAAAGTTATGTAGAATTGGGCCGTCATGATGAGGCCGGGACCTACCTTCGTTTGTTATTGGAAGACGGTCGGGTGCGCCGCAAAATCAAGGCTGAGGCCCATGCCGTTTTGGCCCATAGTTGGTTGATGCGCAAAGAATACGAAAAGGCGATTCTAGACTTGGAACAAGCCATAGAACTAACCAGAGGCAAGCGAAAAAAGAACCGCTATGTCTATGTTTTGGCGCAGCTTTATGAGCAGCAGGGGCAAAGTAAACTGGCCATGGATACCTATAAGCGGGTGCTTCGGTTGCGCCCCAAATATGAGATGGAATTTAATGCTCGTTTGAAAAGAGCGACCAATGCCGCTTCGGTAGAAGACCGAAAATTCAATCCAGAATACGCCCTTAAGCGTATGCTGAGAGAAGGCAAAAATGCCGAATACAAGGACCAGATTTACTTTGCTTTGGCCCAGGTACAATTTAGAGCTGGCAGTGAAGAAAATGGTATCTTGGCTTTAAAGCAAGCTATGGCCAACAGTCCAGAAGGTAGTTTCCAAAGAGCAGAAGCTGCCTATATGTTGGCAGAACTATACTACAAGCGCAAGGAATATATTCCAGCCTACAACTACTACGACACCACCAGCAGAAGCATGCAAAAGGCCGATGAACGTCTGGCCGCAGTAACTGCCCGAACGCAGCAGCTTAAGGACTTGGCGACTAATATGCAAACCTATGAGCTCAAAGATAGCTTATTGATGGTGAGCAATTGGCCCTATGAAAAGCAGCGGGAATGGGTGCAGCAAGAGCGTAAAGAAGAACTAGAAGCAGCCAATGCCAGCCAGGACAAAAAACCTGTGGCGGGGCCTTCCGTCATCAATGCCAATAAAATGGCAAAATCTAATTTTGCGCTTTACAATGCCAGCCAGCTCAAGCGTGGTGAGCGCGACTTTAAGAAGCGTTGGGGAGATCGTCCTTGGGCCGACAACTGGCGGCGCAGCAGTGGCGATGGCTTTGATACAGAAGGGCCAGATTTTGCTAGCAATGAGTTGCCGCCCGTTACTGAGCAAGATGTGAGTAATTTCCTCAAAAAATCGGGCGTCCCTGCAGATGAGGCCAGCAAAAAGGCCGCAGAAAAAGAGCTCAGAGATGCCCTATTTATGGTGGCGACCCTTTACTATGAGCGTTTGGGAGAAAATCAGTTGTCGCTTAATAAATTTAAGGAGCTGCAGGAGCGTTTTCCAGGACATCCTAGAGAACTAGAGGCCTTATTTAGCATGTACAACATTGCGGGTGCAACTGGCCAAACGGCCCTAGCAGCAGAATGTAAGCGGCGGATTTTGGACCAATATGCCGATTCCGATATTGCCAAATCATTGCAAGACCCCAATTTCCTCAATGCCAAAGAGAAAGAACTCAAGGCCATCAATGCAGACTATGAGCGGATTTATGCCATGATTCGGGCAGGAAAATCAGAAGCGGCCTATGCTGATCTAGAAAAAGTGGCTAAAAAATATGGGGCCAATAATCCCCTAAAAGCTCGTTTTGCCTTATTGGGCGCCATTTGCCAAGGCGGTATGCAGGGACAAAAGGCCTATGTACAAGCCCTGCGAGCAGTGGTCACTAGCTTTCCCAATACAGATGAAGAGAAAAAGGCCAAAGAAATGATTGCCATTTTGACCGGAGAAGAGGTTAAAGGCAGCGGAAAGAAGCCCATTGCTGCTGGAGAAACCGATGAAGAGCTCAACAAAATCTTTGAGAATGATTTGGCTCAGGGCCACTACATCCTCATTAGTTTTGACAATCCCTCGGCCAAGGTCAATAGCTTTAAGGGAGCAATAAGCAACTACAATAAAAAATATTATAGCCTGCTTCGTTTGAATGTATCGAGCCTGATGTTGGACGGCAAATTTCCCACCCTTATTGTTCGTAAGTTCAAAACGGGTAAAGAGGCCCAAGAATACTATAAAACCGTAGAAGGAAACAAAGAGTTTTTGGGCGAAGATGCACCAGCGCATCAGGTCTATTTTATTGGTCAGAATAACTACCGCACCATTTTGCAAAAGCGCAATTTTGCCGATTACAAGCGCTTTTTTGCGCAAACCTATCAGAATAACTAG